The stretch of DNA CATGGGGGCTTTCGGGCTCAGCGTCGGCTCGTCTCGGTCGCGTGTGTTTATTAAAGGGGGCTCCCTGATGAAAGCACCCTTCAGCAGCCACGGCGTTCGCTGCAGGCACCGCGTTTCCCCACGCCGCAGCCGTGGGCACTATCCCGCCGCCActctgcctggcagctcccggctgccAACCCCCCCTTCTCTGCTCTCTCAGAAAATCCGGGCGGTTTACGACTCCAACCCCGCCAAGTTCAAAACGCTGCAGAACATCCTGGAGGCGGAGAAGGAGATGCACGGCTCGGCCTGGCCCAAGACGGGCGCGACGCTGGCGCTGATGTGGTTGAAAAGGTGACTTGTGGCGTGGGGGGCTGCTCCAGGCTGCATCCTGGCACATGGGGAGCCCGTCGAATGCCATCCGGAGTCCCTTCGGGTGGGATCTGCCTGGGGCAGTGTGGGGTGCAGAAGCAGGAATGTGCAGGGACAGGAATTAGCCCTGCAAGGGGGGTGTGCTCCGGGgctgtgggttttgggggggcctGGATGTCCCAGGCTCAGGGGGTGCTTTGTTGGAGGCTGGGAATCGGCATCCCCTTCCACACCCCGATGTCTCCGCTCTTCTCACAGGGGCCTGAAGTTCATGCTGGTGTTGCTGCAGAGCATCTCCGACGGCGAGCGGGACGAGGAGCATCCGAACCTCATCCGAGTGAACGCCATGAAGGCTTACGAGATCGCGCTGAAGAAATACCACGGCTGGATGCTGCAGAAGCTCTTCATGGTGAGCGTTGGCGTCTCCGCTGAGGAAAAGCAGCCTTTCTTTGAGCCCAGCTGCTTCCTTAGTTGGCCTGAGAAGTGACGTGCTTTAGGGGAATAAGGGCTTGGAAACACGGGAAGCTGCTGATCTATTCGGAGCAGTATTCCCACGGGATTCTCTCTGCGCATCCCTGCTTCTCTGAGGGTCCAGCCACCATCCTCAAGGTTGTTCCCGGGCGCTCGCAGGTGCACGGGAACAACCCAAACTGGGATCCTGTATATGGGATGggaaggactttgggtttgtggGACCCTTACAGCTTCTTCCCCTGTTTTATAGGGCTCGGTCTACGCTCTTCCGTACAAATCGGATTTGCTGAAGGCGttagagaaggggaaagaagtcaaagaggaggaaagcatAGAGAAGATTCATCAGTTTCTCTCCAGGGTCACCCCCATCCTGGATGCGATTTATGAGATGTACACAAAGATGAACGCCGAGCTGAGCTACAAAGCCTAAAAGGCTCACGCGGGACTAGCAGGGCTTAAATAAGGCGTGACGGGTGCTACCTGTGTCTTAATCACTcaggcagctggggctgctcccggcTGTCAGGCGACTTTGATTCTCCTCTGGATCTGCAGTGGATAacctattttcttaaaaaaaaaaaatatatatatatattaaataattaattttctattgAGAATACGGCAATAAAACAATTGTACCCCGTGTCATCATGGGATTTCCCAAGCTTTTGtactaaagaggaaaaacaagtgtTTCTAGTCCTAACCGCTGGGTTTATGTCTGCTACGGTGCGGGGAATGAAGCGTGGCTGGCGGCAGTGTCCTGCCGGTGCTGCCTTGGCTCTGCCCTGACTCTCGGACTGCTCGTCGGACTCGCCCGCTCGTCGGCACCCGGGTGAGAAACTTCCCGAATGATGCCGGCGGCATCCGCGGCGGAGGAGCCGGTGACTTTCCCGGGTGACCCCAACTCCTCCAGCGCCTGCGTGGGAGCGAGCCCCCTCTGCCGCCGGGGCGGCTGTGCCGGCTGAAGCCGGGGGACTGTCCCGACGCCGGGTTCGTGGAAGCACGAGTTGCCTTATTAACCGACCGACCGCCTTACGGTGCTGCCGAGCCCTGTGCCACGGGGCAGGGAagcaaaaatttaataaaaactcACGGTAACCTCGGCCTGAGCGGCTGTTCTGGGGCTTGTTTCGGGGCTTGTTGCAGAACTGTTTCTGGGGGAACTCTTTTGGGGAGGGTGTTTTGGGGCTTGTTTTGGGACTGTTCCTGGCGGGGGGGATTGTATTGAGGAGGGTATTTCTGGGGGGCTGTTCtggggagggttttttggggggctgTTTTGGGGAGGGTGT from Rissa tridactyla isolate bRisTri1 chromosome 13, bRisTri1.patW.cur.20221130, whole genome shotgun sequence encodes:
- the GLTP gene encoding glycolipid transfer protein isoform X2, translating into MKAPFSSHGVRCRHRVSPRRSRGHYPAATLPGSSRLPTPPSLLSQKIRAVYDSNPAKFKTLQNILEAEKEMHGSAWPKTGATLALMWLKRGLKFMLVLLQSISDGERDEEHPNLIRVNAMKAYEIALKKYHGWMLQKLFMGSVYALPYKSDLLKALEKGKEVKEEESIEKIHQFLSRVTPILDAIYEMYTKMNAELSYKA
- the GLTP gene encoding glycolipid transfer protein isoform X1, whose product is MALLLEHEFKPLPADKQVETLPFLEAVAHLPPFFDCLGAPIVYSPVKADLTGNIKKIRAVYDSNPAKFKTLQNILEAEKEMHGSAWPKTGATLALMWLKRGLKFMLVLLQSISDGERDEEHPNLIRVNAMKAYEIALKKYHGWMLQKLFMGSVYALPYKSDLLKALEKGKEVKEEESIEKIHQFLSRVTPILDAIYEMYTKMNAELSYKA